The genomic region CTCCATCGGCACCCTCCCTGTCGTTTTCATCTTTTCTGCCATCACAATCGATTACCTTATTGAACACACCAAAAAATATTCCTGGCTTTTCCGCGGAATCTCAACCTTTATCATCATTTCACTATTGCTTTTCATTGGACTCTTCAACAGCATCAAATATCATATCTTTTGGGCTTCACAACCAGAAACGGCCCGTTCTTTTGAGAATGTCTTGATGGACGTATCGGATTATCTCAAAACCTTACCGACCAAAAAAGAAAAATTTGTCGTGGCGGAAAGCATGCAAAGGATCCCAATCATGCTTTTCAACCAGGATATGCCCAATTTGGAATTCGTCTATTCCGGACAGATCGAATATTTGGAACCAAAATCTGACGATTTTATCATCATCCTCACCGACAAAAATGATGACGCAATCAATTATTTGGAAAACAAATTCCCCACACTTGAGCTAAAAGAAACCAAGGATTCCTATGGACTGAGCTATTACACGATGGAATAATTTTTTAACACAAACAAAATGCAAAAATTCCTGGAAAAAAATTACAAACTAATCGTGGGACTGATTCTTGCCTTCATATTTATCGTCTCCGTGCTCAATGCCTGGTGGGACACAGCTATCTTTGATGAAGACGCCCACATCCCCGCCGGCTATTCTTATCTAACGATGCATGATATGCGCCTCAATCCGGAGCACCCACCACTTTTGAAAGACCTCGCGGCCGTACCGCTTCTGTTTATGCATCTGAAATTCGACACGACCCAGAAATTCTGGACCACCGACATCAATGGACAATGGGAAGCTGGTCATAATCTGTTTTGGCAAGAAGGCAATAATCCCGATCTGATCATATTTTGGTCACGCATCCCGATCGTGTTATTATCCCTCCTCTTCGGCCTGTTCATTTTCAAATGGGGCAAGGAACTCTCCGGAACATTGGGCGGACTTTTGGCACTCACGCTCTATGCCTTTGACCCCAATATTTTGGGCCATAACCACTTCGTCACGACTGACTTGGGCATTGCTGGATTTATGATGATTTCTTTCTACTACTTCTTGAAATTCATCAAAGAACCGACTTGGAAAAATGTTACGATTGGCGGTTTTTTCTTGGCTATAGTCCAGTTGACAAAATTCTCCTCCATCATGCTTTTTCCGATTTTTGGACTAGTAGCCATTATCTATCCGCTGACGAAAAAATTTGATGCTTTCGAAAAACATCCCGCCTTTTTCAAATTAAAAAAACTGGGAGAATACTTAGGCAAAAGCCTCATCGCTGTTGCTTTTTCCCTTCTTATCGTTTGGCTATTTTATGCTTTTAATACCTATAAAATACCGGAAGAAAAATTAGCCGAAACGATCAATTATTATTTCAGCCCGACCGATATCAATATCAAGAATATCTATACTAACAAAGTTCTATTAGCACTCAATCAGAACACACTTTCTCGCCCGCTCTCGGCCTATTTCCTCGGCATCGCCATGGTCTTCAAGAGAGTTTCCGGTGGCAACGGTGCCTACTTTATGGGCCAAGTTTCCGGCACTGCTTTTCCTGCCTATTTCCCTACAGTTTTCGCTCTCAAAGAACCACTCATTATGCTCATTATGATGCTTTCCGCTCTCCTGATCGCTTTTTGGAACAATCTCAAAGCCCTCATCGGACGCTTCAAGAAATCCGCCGAAAATTTGCCCTGGCTCACGGCTTTTCGCGATTATCTGCGCCACAACATTGACCTTCTGGCGATGTTCTTCTTTATCCTGCTCTATACATACATCAGCATCACCGGTAATCTCAATATCGGCTTTCGCCACCTCTTTCCTGTCTTGCCTTTCGTCTATATCCTAACCGCCAAAGTATTGATTGATTTTTGCCAAAAAAGACCGACCGCTTCCGGAAAAATAGTTTCCCTCTCGACTGTGTTTGTTTTTTCTGCGTTACTCATCATCGAAACCGTCACCGCCTACCCATTCTATATGTCCTACTTCAACCAGATCGCCGGCGGACCAAAAAACGGCTACCACTTCGTAACTGATTCCAATGCTGATTGGGGGCAGGACCTGAAAAGGCTGCGGATTTGGATCAATGATTATAATTCTTGCGCACAAGTTTTATGCGATCCTAACCAAAAAGTCGGTTGCCCATCAAATTGCTATTCGATCGCCATGCCATTTCCAACACCCGGAATTCCGATTGACAAAATCCGCGTCGACTATTTTGGCGGAGCGGATATTAAATATTACATCAAAGATCAATATGTGATGTGGTATGACTCCAAGCGCCCGCTGGAAGCCGGCTGGTACGCCATTTCGACTAATTTTCTCGAAGGCAGTATCTATGACAAAACAAAAAAGGACCAGGATAGTTATCGCTGGACCCAAAAATTGCAACCCGTCTATCAAGTCGGCACTTCTATCCTCATCTATTATGTCAGCCCGGATGATTTGAAAAATCTAAATTAGTCTTTCTTTTTCTTCTCTCCTTTCTTATCGTCTTTCTTCTCCTCCGAAGTAGGATTGGCTTCGGCCTCTTGCGTCTGCTCAACCCCATCTTTGAATTTATAGAACACTTTATTATCGATGCGCAGATCGATATATTCCAGCTGGCTTCTTTGCTCTTTTTCAATCTTATGCTCCAAAACAGTCATCAGCATCAATAGTTCCTTTTCTATCCCGACGCTCTCGCTGAAATAGATCTTCCAACCTTCTTCTGTTTCTACCTTGAGG from Parcubacteria group bacterium harbors:
- a CDS encoding glycosyltransferase family 39 protein, giving the protein MQKFLEKNYKLIVGLILAFIFIVSVLNAWWDTAIFDEDAHIPAGYSYLTMHDMRLNPEHPPLLKDLAAVPLLFMHLKFDTTQKFWTTDINGQWEAGHNLFWQEGNNPDLIIFWSRIPIVLLSLLFGLFIFKWGKELSGTLGGLLALTLYAFDPNILGHNHFVTTDLGIAGFMMISFYYFLKFIKEPTWKNVTIGGFFLAIVQLTKFSSIMLFPIFGLVAIIYPLTKKFDAFEKHPAFFKLKKLGEYLGKSLIAVAFSLLIVWLFYAFNTYKIPEEKLAETINYYFSPTDINIKNIYTNKVLLALNQNTLSRPLSAYFLGIAMVFKRVSGGNGAYFMGQVSGTAFPAYFPTVFALKEPLIMLIMMLSALLIAFWNNLKALIGRFKKSAENLPWLTAFRDYLRHNIDLLAMFFFILLYTYISITGNLNIGFRHLFPVLPFVYILTAKVLIDFCQKRPTASGKIVSLSTVFVFSALLIIETVTAYPFYMSYFNQIAGGPKNGYHFVTDSNADWGQDLKRLRIWINDYNSCAQVLCDPNQKVGCPSNCYSIAMPFPTPGIPIDKIRVDYFGGADIKYYIKDQYVMWYDSKRPLEAGWYAISTNFLEGSIYDKTKKDQDSYRWTQKLQPVYQVGTSILIYYVSPDDLKNLN